Part of the Triticum urartu cultivar G1812 chromosome 2, Tu2.1, whole genome shotgun sequence genome, ATTCCAGCGTGCAACACATCGTACTACTAGCCTAGTACTACTGTGTGTTCCCATCGAGCGAGAGCATATCAGCCATATTCGTGAAATGGTTAGTTCGAGTGGACATCACGGAGGCCGCACGGGTCGCCGAGTAAATGCAcgatagctagctagctagctagctagtactacagtggtactactactagtaggatgCATGAACGACATTTCTGATGTCCACGGTGCAGACTACAGGTTCAGGGCGAGAGACGTTCACATGAAGGATTTGATCGAGCAGCGACGAAAGAGGAAAGTTTcattttttttttgagacaagaAAGAGGAAAGTTTCATGGCACGGAGTGTTATATCCACCGATTCAGGCTGTCTGCGGCCTGCGTGCCACTTGGAAAACGAACGGCATTCAAAGCCCAAACCCTCAACTGCAAACAGATACGTATACAATTCTATTTTTTTGACGGGAAACACAGGTACGTACAGTCATTGTGGTACAACGACGGTAGTAACAGCAAAAGGGGCTTTGTCTTGGAGCCACGAGGGTTTTCATCTTATGTGCATGCATGAACCGTGCATGGTCATGGGCCGAGCGAGTTGCTGGCGCACAGTGGCATCCAGCGAGGAAAACGGTGCCAGAACAGCAACGGATCGAACTGGAAAGGAGTGCTAGTGGCACCACCATCCATCCACAACACGTGACGATAATCCGTGTAGTACACTAGAAGAACAGTTGGTTCGTTCAGGTTGAGGTCTCCCTCATCCCCACAGCCGTCATGACGCGGGAGTCGCCATGCCCTACAACCGCATGACCACATGACTTTTGCGTCTCGGAAAGCTGCACACAACGATCGCAGTGCAGTGCTCGACGGTTTCGTTTCTCCGCTACGTACAGTCGGCATTGTCACGTGCGGGAAACTATTCATCGACAGGGGAGAAGATGAGATGAGACGAGATCACGTTCAAACTTGGCACACAACCGTGGTACATTTCTTTTAGAGTACGTAGAACCCATCCACTACCTACACTGCATGCGACCATGATGGCGGGAAGCTTGCCTGCTTATTCAACCGGTGCATGAACCCTATGGAAGGGAAAGCAAATGTACTGTAGCTAACATGCATGGATCGACCACGACGACACGACACGACACGGAACCCAGAAGAGGGAAGGGAAGGAACAGCCAACGAACGGTCTAGCAGGTGGGCACGCACTTCTTGCACCTGACGACGCACCGGGTGGGGGGGACGTGGCtgaggccggcggcggcggcggcgtgcgacGTCTTGTAGCACCGCTTGCCGCACAGCACCTTCTTCCTCCGGCACATGTCGGCGGGGATGCAGTTCACGGAAGACTTCTTCAGCCGCTTCTTCGCCCCCGCCGGATGGCCGTGCCCCTTCTTCGCCGAGGCGTCCACCTCCGCGGCCGCGGCGGAGCGCCAGCCGTCCGCCCCCGCGCGGCCCGCCGACGTGAGGAAGCTGCCGGCCTTGGCGATGAGCTCGCCCAGGGTGCTGCCCTCGCGGGCGGCGAGCGAGAGCCTGCTCCCCGTGGCCACGGCGAGCAGAAGCACCACCAGGAAGCAGGACGCCTTCATGCTGGCCGCCGTGTCGATCGACCAGCTCGGCCGAACACCGTCACCCTGTGATGTGATGTTACAGTATCACTCGCCACTTGTTACTTACCGGTGCAGTTG contains:
- the LOC125539077 gene encoding uncharacterized protein LOC125539077, whose product is MKASCFLVVLLLAVATGSRLSLAAREGSTLGELIAKAGSFLTSAGRAGADGWRSAAAAEVDASAKKGHGHPAGAKKRLKKSSVNCIPADMCRRKKVLCGKRCYKTSHAAAAAGLSHVPPTRCVVRCKKCVPTC